The Chloroflexota bacterium genome window below encodes:
- a CDS encoding NlpC/P60 family protein, with translation MPRLPILARDRRRLQIAGLLLGASLTVPLLLWWTFPATSPAPLGATATPQIVRVGATLDEPIPADWQAPVLNHELEAQALDIPETLPLTASALLYDSISADTVFTTTIAGLVASEELNLRDGPSADYLPMAILLNTTPLTVVGRFEGWLQVVTPQRALGWVDNSYVALASSAQTLPQVNLHADPNPVLVAGLTVERANVRAKPQTEAEIITTLSAEHGQVNLLQQREGWFNVRTNDGTEGWISAELLQADAYILRRVPTLSASPNALEAVRLARKYVGYPYVWGGETPRGGFDCSGLVLYVYGKLGIDMPHSAAEQWTGGYGDKVTSRHDLVPGDIVFFKNTYKKGVSHVGIYAGNGKVIQALSESLGIRVSDLSNSYWSSRYVGAIRPFP, from the coding sequence ATGCCCCGATTGCCAATCCTAGCACGGGATCGTCGGCGCTTGCAGATCGCTGGGTTATTGCTTGGCGCTAGCTTAACTGTGCCGTTGCTGCTTTGGTGGACGTTTCCTGCAACCTCTCCCGCGCCGCTTGGAGCAACGGCCACCCCGCAAATTGTGCGCGTTGGCGCAACCCTCGACGAGCCAATTCCCGCTGATTGGCAAGCCCCAGTTCTAAACCACGAACTCGAAGCCCAAGCCTTGGATATCCCTGAAACATTGCCATTAACCGCCAGTGCGCTATTGTATGACTCGATTTCAGCCGATACAGTCTTTACCACGACAATTGCTGGGTTGGTTGCCAGCGAGGAATTGAATTTGCGCGATGGACCAAGCGCTGATTATTTGCCCATGGCGATTTTGCTCAACACTACTCCGCTGACAGTAGTTGGGCGGTTTGAGGGCTGGCTGCAAGTCGTGACTCCACAACGAGCGCTTGGTTGGGTTGATAATAGTTATGTGGCCTTGGCCAGCTCAGCCCAAACCCTGCCCCAAGTTAATCTGCATGCCGACCCAAATCCAGTTTTAGTGGCTGGATTAACGGTTGAACGGGCTAATGTTCGCGCCAAGCCGCAAACCGAGGCTGAAATTATCACGACCTTGAGCGCTGAACATGGGCAGGTCAATTTATTGCAACAGCGTGAGGGTTGGTTCAATGTACGCACCAACGATGGCACTGAGGGCTGGATTTCCGCCGAACTTTTGCAAGCCGATGCCTATATTTTGCGGCGTGTCCCAACCTTGAGTGCCTCGCCCAATGCGCTTGAAGCGGTGCGTTTGGCTCGCAAATATGTTGGCTATCCCTATGTTTGGGGCGGTGAAACCCCGCGCGGTGGCTTCGATTGCTCAGGCTTGGTGCTGTATGTTTATGGCAAATTGGGCATCGACATGCCGCATAGCGCCGCCGAACAATGGACTGGTGGTTATGGCGATAAAGTTACCAGCCGCCACGATTTAGTGCCTGGCGATATTGTTTTTTTCAAGAATACCTACAAAAAAGGCGTAAGCCATGTGGGCATTTATGCAGGCAATGGCAAAGTGATTCAGGCACTCTCCGAGAGCTTAGGCATTCGGGTTTCCGATTTATCGAACAGCTATTGGAGCAGCCGCTATGTTGGAGCAATTCGGCCATTTCCCTAG
- a CDS encoding cupin domain-containing protein, giving the protein MSQLTDHTTVLASPMLNSQHSQVAIKLTGSDTDGAFSLFEYTSLPGTGVMQHIHTREDKTFIIQAGIFEFWINGETIVAEAGATVTLPMGVPHSFRTLGINPCVALIVAAPAGFEYYFNDFSHALQEFGLPLPAATLQQLNQAYGIIFE; this is encoded by the coding sequence ATGTCACAGTTGACCGATCATACCACGGTATTGGCAAGCCCAATGTTAAATAGCCAGCATAGCCAAGTCGCAATCAAATTAACTGGCTCGGATACCGATGGAGCGTTTTCGTTATTTGAATATACCAGTTTGCCTGGAACTGGAGTGATGCAGCATATCCATACTCGTGAAGATAAAACCTTTATTATCCAAGCGGGTATCTTTGAGTTTTGGATTAATGGCGAAACGATTGTTGCCGAGGCGGGGGCAACGGTCACGCTGCCAATGGGCGTGCCTCATTCATTCCGCACGCTTGGAATCAATCCCTGTGTGGCATTAATAGTTGCGGCTCCGGCAGGTTTCGAATATTATTTCAATGATTTCAGCCATGCTCTTCAAGAATTTGGTTTGCCATTGCCTGCTGCCACTTTGCAGCAGCTTAATCAAGCCTATGGGATCATTTTTGAATAA
- a CDS encoding DUF2267 domain-containing protein gives MKELIAQLVEKANLNEEQANKAVEVVKGFLGDKLPEGLRGQVEGFLTGENIMDVADKAKGLLGGLFGNKE, from the coding sequence ATGAAAGAGTTAATTGCCCAGCTTGTCGAGAAGGCCAACTTAAACGAAGAGCAAGCCAACAAGGCGGTTGAAGTGGTCAAAGGCTTTTTGGGCGATAAACTGCCGGAAGGTTTGCGCGGTCAAGTCGAGGGCTTTCTGACGGGCGAAAATATTATGGATGTCGCTGATAAGGCCAAAGGCTTGCTCGGCGGCTTGTTTGGCAACAAAGAATAA
- a CDS encoding DUF983 domain-containing protein, translating into MGNFLLAMLRGFIGRCPLCGKGKLFRSYYDIHPTCSVCGVGYEATGNQSTGAMGINIVLTIFLGFIGGIFLVIYASDQLMQGLLALLLVMSIFHIIFYRFARGLWLGLMVATGDLETGKDERG; encoded by the coding sequence ATGGGTAATTTTCTCTTGGCAATGCTGCGTGGATTTATCGGGCGTTGCCCTTTGTGTGGCAAGGGTAAGCTTTTTCGCAGCTATTACGATATTCACCCAACCTGTAGCGTTTGTGGTGTTGGCTACGAAGCCACCGGCAACCAAAGCACTGGGGCAATGGGCATCAATATTGTCTTGACGATCTTTTTGGGCTTTATCGGCGGCATCTTCTTAGTGATTTATGCCAGCGATCAGTTGATGCAAGGCTTATTGGCATTATTATTGGTTATGTCAATTTTCCATATCATCTTCTATCGCTTTGCACGCGGCCTCTGGCTTGGCTTAATGGTTGCCACTGGCGACTTGGAAACTGGCAAAGACGAACGCGGCTAA
- a CDS encoding STAS domain-containing protein, which produces MQSTRIVDPDQLPDHLRLGRYLGLTAIAIYLGLFTGAGLTMMIPDASDFIMQSKIPLSGFAVLVQGLFFIAARFFARRNEINRSIYLMMLGCTVLPMTITFFNPIEWPLSVLYVFLMLIIAVQFVNSYNLKRISIVAWVSIIIILFFGFLFNDQYNYPKINVLLIMITSGAPIVTMIISILFSFHRRLNLTLREVKRINYSLEESRDSLEQQVAQRTQQLQHTLGELQQRNQEQAAYVAQIEQQRQTIRELSVPVLPVSRDTLVLPIVGTVENERLRDLQAIALGEIQRRRAQRLLLDVTGLSWFDNDVAAGLLRLIDAAQLLGAKVALIGVRPEVAQALVNLGIVFDNVAIYRDLQSALN; this is translated from the coding sequence ATGCAAAGCACCCGCATTGTTGACCCTGATCAACTGCCTGATCATCTGCGTTTAGGCCGTTATCTGGGCTTAACTGCCATCGCAATTTACCTTGGGCTATTTACCGGGGCTGGCCTGACCATGATGATTCCCGATGCCTCGGATTTCATCATGCAATCGAAAATTCCGCTTAGCGGGTTTGCAGTGCTGGTGCAAGGCTTATTTTTCATTGCAGCTCGCTTTTTTGCTCGCCGGAATGAGATCAATCGTAGTATTTATCTTATGATGCTTGGCTGTACCGTGTTGCCAATGACGATTACCTTTTTCAATCCAATTGAATGGCCACTCAGTGTCTTGTATGTCTTTTTGATGCTAATTATTGCAGTTCAATTTGTTAATAGTTATAACCTCAAGCGGATTAGTATTGTGGCATGGGTTTCAATTATTATCATTTTATTTTTTGGCTTTCTCTTCAACGATCAATATAATTACCCAAAAATTAATGTGTTGTTGATTATGATCACCTCTGGTGCACCAATCGTCACCATGATTATTTCAATTTTGTTTAGTTTTCATCGCCGCTTGAATTTGACCTTGCGTGAAGTCAAACGAATTAATTATTCGCTGGAAGAATCGCGCGATTCGTTAGAACAACAAGTTGCGCAACGCACCCAGCAATTGCAACATACGCTTGGCGAATTACAGCAACGTAATCAAGAGCAAGCAGCCTATGTTGCCCAAATTGAGCAACAACGCCAAACAATTCGCGAATTAAGCGTGCCAGTGCTGCCAGTCAGTCGCGATACCTTGGTGCTGCCGATTGTTGGCACTGTGGAAAACGAACGTTTGCGTGATTTACAGGCGATTGCCTTAGGCGAAATTCAACGTCGTCGTGCTCAACGCTTATTACTCGATGTAACTGGGCTTTCGTGGTTTGATAATGATGTGGCTGCGGGATTACTGCGTTTGATTGATGCTGCCCAATTGCTGGGAGCTAAAGTTGCTTTGATTGGTGTGCGACCTGAAGTGGCCCAAGCTTTGGTCAATTTGGGCATTGTCTTTGATAATGTGGCGATTTATCGCGATTTACAATCGGCATTGAACTAG
- a CDS encoding UvrD-helicase domain-containing protein has product MFDTLNSEQRAAVMAQLGPVLVKAGAGSGKTRVLTYRIAYLIEQGASSDSIVSVTFTNKAASELRTRLRDLLGKRSRGLTAGTFHAICGRLLRQHINGRIRNYTANFTIYAGDEQLQLVQQAMDGYTGRMPHDLEAPQVLNLISRFKSRMQPPTLARQMANDPVSQYAAAIYRTYQRQLERSNAVDFDDMIVMTYKLLFEHHDVLDEVQSRWAHVLVDEYQDTDSAQYALLELLSRPVAQRPRSLFAVGDAQQSIYGFRNADYTIINRFTRDFPEAQVVELLTNYRSRQEILDAAYAVMRHSVAVPALTLKAARRSPPIPALVINEAADDRAEADAIAKSIGNLLSTGRRSKDIAILYRSRHMSRGLETALRQARIPYSLKGQAGFYDRRVIRDALAFLRIIANPSDSLSMNRIINVPARGIGASTIAHLTSKAAALELPLGEALLKREAWEGLSDRASQMVSDWARKVYRWRKLASGSYPPEGLLQTVLQESGYQTMIEKDWNDPERSDALAHLEELRVAAGEHTSLAAFLQEIALLTNVEDKDERDAVQLLTIHGAKGLEWPIVYVAGLEEGTLPHERSLVEAGGVEEERRLCYVALTRAGEQLYLSHAKKRQRNQRNPSRFLDDILVYGRERAKAKAF; this is encoded by the coding sequence ATGTTTGATACACTCAATAGCGAACAACGGGCGGCGGTGATGGCGCAGCTTGGGCCAGTTTTGGTCAAGGCTGGCGCGGGCAGCGGTAAAACCCGCGTGCTGACCTACCGCATTGCCTATTTAATCGAGCAGGGTGCTAGCTCCGATTCGATTGTTTCGGTGACTTTTACCAACAAAGCCGCCAGCGAACTGCGTACCCGCTTGCGCGATCTTTTGGGCAAGCGTAGCCGTGGCCTGACCGCCGGAACCTTCCACGCGATTTGTGGCAGATTGCTGCGCCAACATATTAATGGGCGGATTCGCAATTACACCGCCAACTTTACGATTTACGCTGGCGATGAGCAATTGCAACTGGTGCAACAAGCCATGGATGGCTACACCGGACGTATGCCGCACGATCTTGAAGCACCGCAAGTGCTGAATTTGATTTCGCGCTTCAAAAGCCGCATGCAGCCACCAACCTTGGCACGACAGATGGCGAACGATCCTGTCAGCCAATATGCGGCAGCAATTTATCGTACCTATCAGCGCCAGCTTGAACGCTCGAATGCCGTCGATTTCGACGATATGATTGTGATGACCTACAAGCTGTTGTTTGAGCATCACGATGTGCTCGATGAAGTTCAATCGCGCTGGGCGCATGTGTTGGTCGATGAATATCAAGATACCGATTCGGCTCAATATGCCTTGCTGGAGTTACTTTCGCGGCCAGTTGCTCAGCGCCCACGCTCATTATTTGCGGTTGGCGATGCGCAGCAATCGATCTATGGCTTTCGCAACGCCGATTACACCATTATCAATCGCTTTACCCGCGATTTCCCTGAAGCCCAAGTGGTTGAGTTGCTGACCAATTATCGTTCGCGCCAAGAGATTCTTGATGCGGCCTATGCCGTGATGCGCCATTCGGTGGCTGTGCCAGCCTTGACCTTGAAAGCTGCTCGTCGTTCGCCGCCAATCCCAGCCTTGGTCATTAATGAAGCCGCCGATGATCGGGCCGAAGCCGACGCGATTGCCAAATCAATTGGCAATTTGCTGAGTACAGGTCGCCGCAGCAAAGATATTGCGATTTTGTATCGTTCGCGGCATATGAGCCGTGGGCTGGAAACGGCGCTGCGCCAAGCACGGATTCCCTATTCGCTCAAGGGTCAAGCTGGCTTTTACGATCGGCGGGTAATTCGCGATGCCTTGGCCTTTTTGCGAATTATTGCTAATCCCAGCGATAGCCTGAGCATGAATCGGATTATCAATGTGCCAGCAAGGGGAATTGGCGCTAGCACGATTGCCCATCTCACCAGCAAAGCTGCAGCGCTGGAATTGCCACTTGGCGAAGCTTTGTTGAAGCGTGAAGCCTGGGAAGGTTTGAGTGATCGTGCCAGCCAAATGGTCAGCGATTGGGCACGCAAAGTCTATCGTTGGCGTAAATTGGCCAGCGGCAGCTATCCGCCAGAGGGCTTGTTGCAAACAGTGTTGCAAGAAAGTGGCTACCAAACCATGATCGAAAAAGACTGGAACGACCCTGAGCGCAGCGATGCCCTAGCCCATCTTGAAGAATTGCGGGTTGCTGCTGGCGAACATACCAGCCTTGCGGCCTTTTTGCAGGAAATCGCCCTGCTTACCAACGTTGAAGACAAAGATGAGCGTGATGCAGTGCAGTTACTCACCATCCACGGAGCCAAAGGCTTGGAATGGCCAATTGTCTATGTGGCGGGCTTAGAGGAAGGCACATTGCCCCACGAACGTTCGTTGGTCGAAGCAGGCGGGGTGGAAGAAGAGCGGCGTTTGTGCTATGTGGCCTTGACCCGCGCAGGCGAACAACTTTACCTTTCGCATGCCAAAAAACGCCAGCGCAACCAACGTAATCCATCGCGCTTCCTTGATGATATTTTGGTTTATGGCCGTGAACGTGCCAAAGCCAAGGCTTTCTAA
- a CDS encoding SAM-dependent chlorinase/fluorinase, translating into MQPNGILTLTTDFGSVDAYSAVLKGVILSVNPQATLIDVTHEIDAQRIAQAAYLLHTGYRYFPDGTVHLVIVDPGVGGDRKAVALCSPRWAFVAPDNGVLSYVWKDLVAEFGREQLQLIELTDDRWWLPKVSATFHGRDIFAPVAAHLSKGVQPEELGQPLAELIDLPLAEPRQRPDDAWEGRIIHVDNFGNCITNITRDFIAQHGGIEQVEIGILDQQIGRICRTYADSEWGMVMALFGSSERLELAVRNGNAARMLGVGIGDSLRIRFIKG; encoded by the coding sequence ATGCAACCCAATGGAATTCTAACGCTGACAACCGATTTTGGCAGCGTTGATGCGTATAGCGCAGTGCTCAAAGGCGTGATTCTTTCGGTTAATCCTCAGGCAACCTTGATCGATGTGACCCATGAAATCGATGCCCAACGGATTGCCCAAGCGGCCTATTTATTGCACACAGGCTATCGCTACTTTCCCGATGGCACTGTTCATTTGGTGATTGTTGATCCAGGTGTGGGCGGTGATCGTAAAGCTGTGGCGTTGTGTTCGCCCCGTTGGGCCTTTGTGGCTCCTGATAATGGTGTGCTTTCGTATGTTTGGAAGGATTTAGTCGCCGAATTTGGGCGTGAGCAATTACAGTTGATCGAATTAACTGATGATCGCTGGTGGTTGCCCAAGGTTAGTGCCACGTTTCATGGCCGCGATATTTTCGCGCCAGTTGCCGCCCATCTTTCAAAAGGTGTGCAGCCTGAAGAATTGGGCCAACCATTGGCCGAATTGATCGACTTGCCTTTGGCTGAGCCACGCCAACGCCCTGACGATGCTTGGGAAGGCCGCATCATCCACGTTGATAATTTTGGCAATTGTATTACCAATATTACCCGCGATTTTATTGCTCAGCATGGTGGTATCGAACAAGTTGAAATTGGGATTCTCGATCAGCAAATTGGCCGAATTTGCCGCACCTACGCCGATAGCGAATGGGGCATGGTGATGGCGTTGTTTGGCTCTAGCGAACGGCTCGAATTGGCGGTACGTAATGGTAATGCCGCCCGCATGCTCGGCGTTGGCATCGGCGATAGCCTGCGAATTCGTTTTATCAAAGGATGA
- a CDS encoding class I SAM-dependent methyltransferase encodes MGFETNTIRFLLEARSTGVQFKQSLTLGRQGMHLGVYDLQQVFAETGETLPTIVAQTLTRDAVDGEPMFAEPLLHYLGATTADSIDFSDYEAATILHDLNHPIPAELQGRFSCVIDGGTLEHIFNLPIALQNSLNLVAEGGHFLAITPCNNMAGHGFYQFSPELFWRILTPENGYQLEKMYVFEMYPHAPWYRVHDPKVVGGRVTLQNRRPAFLLVQAKRISPTPIVQLKVQQSDYVSVWQAGVGAQRRSLLKRVAGPIRRRLPTKLKIGLRAVSFRLKDALSLIRSPYRANYYDRYK; translated from the coding sequence ATGGGATTTGAAACTAATACTATTCGTTTTCTTTTGGAAGCCCGAAGTACTGGGGTGCAGTTCAAACAGAGTTTAACCCTAGGCCGTCAGGGCATGCACCTTGGGGTTTATGATCTTCAACAAGTTTTTGCTGAAACAGGGGAGACCCTACCTACGATTGTAGCGCAAACGCTTACCCGCGATGCGGTTGATGGTGAGCCAATGTTTGCTGAGCCATTGTTGCATTACCTAGGGGCGACGACCGCCGATTCGATAGATTTCTCGGATTATGAAGCAGCGACTATTTTGCACGATCTCAATCATCCCATCCCCGCCGAACTTCAAGGGCGCTTCAGTTGTGTCATTGATGGGGGCACGCTTGAACATATTTTCAATTTACCAATCGCCTTGCAAAATAGCCTCAATCTGGTGGCTGAGGGTGGCCATTTTCTGGCAATTACACCATGTAATAATATGGCGGGGCATGGCTTTTATCAATTTTCACCAGAATTATTTTGGCGGATTCTTACGCCTGAAAATGGCTATCAGCTTGAAAAAATGTATGTTTTTGAGATGTATCCACATGCGCCGTGGTATCGCGTGCATGACCCTAAAGTAGTTGGTGGTCGTGTAACGTTGCAGAATCGTAGGCCTGCTTTTTTACTAGTTCAGGCTAAACGCATTAGTCCTACTCCAATTGTCCAACTTAAAGTTCAACAAAGTGATTATGTGAGCGTTTGGCAAGCGGGAGTTGGTGCTCAGCGGCGCTCGTTGCTTAAACGTGTTGCTGGGCCGATTCGCCGACGCTTACCAACCAAGCTCAAAATTGGCTTACGAGCGGTTAGTTTTCGGCTCAAAGATGCCTTAAGTTTGATTCGCTCGCCCTACCGAGCAAACTATTACGATCGTTATAAGTAG
- a CDS encoding protein kinase, producing the protein MTDDLIGKQLANFRIDRVLGRGGMGLIYVGHDIKLDRPVAIKVIDGRYRQVPSYAERFVREARAIATWRHENIVQIYYADDTDNLYYFVMEYIDGVDLSKVLAQYTSTNSLLPHSAVMHIARSLASALDYAHKKGVIHRDIKPSNVMVAHDQRVVLMDFGLALDTQLGSQGEVFGTAHYIAPEQARRSADAIPQSDLYALGVMLYELLTGSVPFDDPSATSVALQHITQSPPPPQEKNPKLNNATAAVLLQALAKAPAERFQTGAEMIAALEQALGITGSHQIAANANAAPGVRPPSQPGALGFATFDPEKPLEGQYLDGYRVEALLGRGGMANIFRGVDVRLNRTVAIKVIDTPFRNDQSYAERFNREAQAIAQLEHPNIVRLYHYGDSYGLLYMVMEYIEGDNLHKVIEQVRTSAQEWTPRTLCRMIREVCAALDYAHSKGVIHRDVKPSNIMINKDGRAILADFGLALLTEVGTRGEIFGSPHYVAPEQAISSAKVVAQTDLYSLGVILYELWTGQVPFDDADPLAIAMLHMAEPPKAPRSINPAISAQLEAVILKMLAKDPAERFPTGLDLAEALEAALGISSTGTGEYVRSQITPVLDQAVNAPSTPAISNPTPPVVASEPKTPTTPAAPKTASQPIPNVIPAESVPTPPTPAPKYEKAPSEPTKRRVQPLPPTPAAVAKAPEPTSAPTMPMPPADNTIREAPAPRLYTNRQQRSNLLMMLIGGIILITFIVIIWQLMSMM; encoded by the coding sequence ATGACTGATGATCTGATTGGGAAACAACTCGCCAACTTCCGCATCGACCGCGTTCTAGGCCGTGGTGGCATGGGCTTGATTTATGTCGGCCACGATATCAAACTTGATCGGCCTGTGGCAATCAAAGTGATCGATGGCCGTTATCGTCAAGTGCCAAGCTATGCCGAGCGTTTTGTACGCGAAGCTCGCGCTATCGCCACTTGGCGACACGAAAATATTGTGCAGATCTACTACGCCGACGATACCGATAATCTTTATTATTTTGTCATGGAATATATTGATGGCGTTGATCTCTCGAAAGTCTTAGCCCAATATACCAGCACGAACAGCCTTTTGCCACATAGCGCCGTGATGCACATTGCCCGTAGTTTGGCCAGTGCGCTCGATTATGCCCACAAAAAGGGCGTAATTCATCGCGATATCAAGCCATCAAATGTGATGGTGGCTCATGATCAGCGGGTCGTGTTGATGGATTTTGGCTTGGCGCTCGATACCCAGCTTGGTTCGCAGGGCGAAGTTTTTGGCACGGCCCACTATATCGCCCCAGAGCAAGCACGGCGTTCGGCTGATGCCATTCCCCAATCAGATTTATATGCCTTGGGCGTGATGTTGTATGAATTGTTGACTGGCTCGGTGCCATTCGATGACCCATCGGCAACCAGTGTGGCTTTGCAACATATCACTCAGTCGCCGCCACCACCTCAAGAGAAAAACCCCAAGCTGAATAATGCTACGGCAGCGGTGTTGCTCCAAGCTTTAGCCAAAGCTCCAGCCGAGCGCTTTCAAACTGGCGCAGAAATGATCGCGGCCCTAGAACAGGCTTTGGGGATCACGGGCAGTCATCAAATTGCGGCCAATGCCAATGCTGCTCCTGGCGTGCGACCACCTTCGCAGCCAGGAGCCTTGGGCTTTGCGACCTTCGATCCCGAAAAACCTTTGGAAGGCCAATATCTCGATGGCTATCGGGTAGAAGCCTTGCTGGGCCGTGGTGGCATGGCCAATATTTTCCGTGGAGTTGATGTGCGGCTCAATCGCACCGTCGCGATCAAAGTGATCGATACGCCCTTCCGTAATGATCAAAGCTATGCCGAGCGTTTCAATCGCGAAGCCCAAGCGATTGCCCAACTTGAACATCCCAACATTGTGCGACTCTATCACTATGGCGATTCATATGGCCTGTTGTATATGGTGATGGAGTATATCGAGGGCGACAATCTGCACAAGGTGATCGAGCAAGTACGGACTAGCGCCCAAGAATGGACTCCACGCACGCTCTGCCGCATGATTCGTGAAGTTTGTGCCGCTTTGGATTATGCTCATAGCAAAGGTGTTATCCATCGTGATGTTAAACCATCGAATATTATGATCAACAAAGATGGTCGAGCGATTTTGGCCGACTTTGGCTTGGCTTTGCTGACCGAAGTTGGCACACGCGGCGAGATTTTCGGCTCGCCACATTATGTCGCGCCTGAACAAGCGATTTCTTCGGCCAAAGTTGTGGCTCAAACCGACCTCTACAGTTTGGGCGTAATTTTGTATGAGCTTTGGACGGGCCAAGTGCCATTTGACGACGCTGATCCGTTGGCGATTGCGATGTTGCATATGGCCGAGCCGCCCAAAGCCCCGCGCTCGATCAATCCAGCGATTTCGGCGCAACTTGAGGCGGTGATTCTCAAAATGTTGGCCAAAGATCCGGCTGAGCGCTTCCCAACTGGTTTGGATTTGGCCGAAGCGCTCGAAGCAGCCTTGGGAATTTCATCGACTGGCACTGGCGAATATGTGCGCAGCCAAATCACGCCTGTGCTTGATCAAGCGGTCAATGCGCCCAGCACCCCGGCAATTTCAAACCCAACGCCGCCAGTGGTCGCCAGTGAGCCAAAAACACCAACCACTCCGGCTGCGCCTAAAACGGCCAGCCAACCGATTCCCAATGTTATTCCAGCAGAGTCGGTGCCAACGCCGCCAACCCCAGCGCCTAAGTATGAAAAAGCGCCTTCCGAGCCAACCAAACGGCGGGTGCAACCACTGCCGCCAACCCCAGCCGCTGTGGCCAAAGCACCCGAGCCAACCAGTGCCCCAACCATGCCTATGCCGCCTGCCGATAATACCATTCGCGAAGCACCGGCTCCGCGTTTGTATACCAATCGTCAACAACGCAGCAATTTGTTGATGATGCTGATTGGCGGCATTATCTTGATCACCTTTATCGTGATTATTTGGCAGTTGATGAGCATGATGTAG